The following coding sequences are from one Helicoverpa armigera isolate CAAS_96S chromosome 2, ASM3070526v1, whole genome shotgun sequence window:
- the LOC110378189 gene encoding diphthine methyltransferase isoform X1, producing the protein MAVTWQTKGRWDTGYSADSVEWCPVEPYRDVLVCGTYQLDKKDEQGDSSAKQIRLGRIYLFVINNETTDLVPIQSVDTSGILDQKWCYHTIRDYPTLAVVTSVGNLELYQLTNEDGSLELELWLKHAIGQDVLALSVDWSTNKTSSEEPCLVVSDSAGCVHVLKIVEDGVQVVGKWESHSFEAWIAAFNYWNPDVFYSGGDDCVFKSYDVRVPDVATAVNRRHEAGVTAVRSHVDEEYQLLTGSYDEKVRLWDTRSLKSSINEIDVKGGVWRLKWHPSKTSILLAACMYGGFRILRVEDQMEILTEYMEHESIAYGADWKFDGNLVATCSFYDCKMHISEVTL; encoded by the exons ATGGCGGTAACTTGGCAGACCAAGGGTCGCTGGGACACTGGCTACAGCGCCGACTCCGTAGAGTGGTGCCCTGTGGAGCCCTACCGCGATGTACTCGTTTGCGGGACTTACCAGCTCGATAAGAAGGATGAACAag gaGACTCCTCAGCTAAACAGATAAGACTAGGAAGGATATACCTATTCGTTATCAATAACGAAACCACAGACTTAGTTCCAATTCAATCAGTAGACACCTCAGGAATTTTAGATCAGAAATGGTGCTACCATACCATTCGGGACTATCCCACATTAGCCGTTGTCACTTCAGTGGGTAATCTAGAACTTTATCAATTAACCAATGAGGATGGCTCGTTAGAATTAGAGCTTTGGTTAAAGCACGCGATTGGTCAAGATGTTTTAGCCCTGTCCGTTGATTGGTCGACAAATAAAACGTCTTCGGAAGAACCTTGTTTGGTGGTCAGCGATTCTGCAGGCTGTGTGCATGTCTTGAAGATAGTGGAAGATGGGGTTCAGGTTGTGGGAAAATGGGAGAGTCATAGCTTTGAAGCGTGGATCGCTGCATTCAATTATTGGAATCCGGATGTATTTTATTCAG GGGGCGATGACTGCGTGTTCAAGAGCTATGACGTCAGAGTGCCAGATGTCGCCACTGCTGTGAACAGGCGCCACGAGGCGGGCGTCACTGCAGTCAGGAGCCATGTGGATGAGGAGTATCAGCTGTTGACTGGAAG TTACGACGAAAAAGTCCGTCTATGGGACACGCGAAGCCTAAAATCCAGTATCAACGAAATTGATGTCAAGGGAGGCGTTTGGCGGCTAAAATGGCACCCAAGCAAGACAAGCATTCTCTTAGCAGCCTGTATGTACGGCGGGTTCCGTATACTACGTGTAGAGGACCAAATGGAGATCCTTACGGAATATATGGAACATGAGAGCATAGCTTATGGAGCTGATTGGAAGTTTGACGGCAATTTAGTGGCTACGTGCTCGTTTTATGATTGTAAAATGCATATTAGTGAGGTAACTTTGTAA
- the LOC110378189 gene encoding diphthine methyltransferase isoform X2 — protein MEAMDIQAVESKLSDVTVTAIPMSGKNIHKELSHGNTSQATISTVPATSPSSVGKDKDNGMSNSMAVTWQTKGRWDTGYSADSVEWCPVEPYRDVLVCGTYQLDKKDEQGDSSAKQIRLGRIYLFVINNETTDLVPIQSVDTSGILDQKWCYHTIRDYPTLAVVTSVGNLELYQLTNEDGSLELELWLKHAIGQDVLALSVDWSTNKTSSEEPCLVVSDSAGCVHVLKIVEDGVQVVGKWESHSFEAWIAAFNYWNPDVFYSGGDDCVFKSYDVRVPDVATAVNRRHEAGVTAVRSHVDEEYQLLTGSYDEKVRLWDTRSLKSSINEIDVKGGVWRLKWHPSKTSILLAACMYGGFRILRVEDQMEILTEYMEHESIAYGADWKFDGNLVATCSFYDCKMHISEVTL, from the exons ATGGAAGCGATGGACATTCAGGCCGTAGAATCGAAACTAAGTGACGTCACTGTGACGGCCATACCCATGAGCGGGAAGAACATACATAAAGAACTGAGCCATGGGAATACTAGTCAGGCAACTATATCCACTGTCCCCGCGACTTCTCCTTCGTCTGTCGGAAAGGATAAAGACAATGGAATGTCGAA TTCGATGGCGGTAACTTGGCAGACCAAGGGTCGCTGGGACACTGGCTACAGCGCCGACTCCGTAGAGTGGTGCCCTGTGGAGCCCTACCGCGATGTACTCGTTTGCGGGACTTACCAGCTCGATAAGAAGGATGAACAag gaGACTCCTCAGCTAAACAGATAAGACTAGGAAGGATATACCTATTCGTTATCAATAACGAAACCACAGACTTAGTTCCAATTCAATCAGTAGACACCTCAGGAATTTTAGATCAGAAATGGTGCTACCATACCATTCGGGACTATCCCACATTAGCCGTTGTCACTTCAGTGGGTAATCTAGAACTTTATCAATTAACCAATGAGGATGGCTCGTTAGAATTAGAGCTTTGGTTAAAGCACGCGATTGGTCAAGATGTTTTAGCCCTGTCCGTTGATTGGTCGACAAATAAAACGTCTTCGGAAGAACCTTGTTTGGTGGTCAGCGATTCTGCAGGCTGTGTGCATGTCTTGAAGATAGTGGAAGATGGGGTTCAGGTTGTGGGAAAATGGGAGAGTCATAGCTTTGAAGCGTGGATCGCTGCATTCAATTATTGGAATCCGGATGTATTTTATTCAG GGGGCGATGACTGCGTGTTCAAGAGCTATGACGTCAGAGTGCCAGATGTCGCCACTGCTGTGAACAGGCGCCACGAGGCGGGCGTCACTGCAGTCAGGAGCCATGTGGATGAGGAGTATCAGCTGTTGACTGGAAG TTACGACGAAAAAGTCCGTCTATGGGACACGCGAAGCCTAAAATCCAGTATCAACGAAATTGATGTCAAGGGAGGCGTTTGGCGGCTAAAATGGCACCCAAGCAAGACAAGCATTCTCTTAGCAGCCTGTATGTACGGCGGGTTCCGTATACTACGTGTAGAGGACCAAATGGAGATCCTTACGGAATATATGGAACATGAGAGCATAGCTTATGGAGCTGATTGGAAGTTTGACGGCAATTTAGTGGCTACGTGCTCGTTTTATGATTGTAAAATGCATATTAGTGAGGTAACTTTGTAA